A stretch of DNA from Chloroflexota bacterium:
GCTGTTCGCCCGTTAAAGGGGTACGTGAGTTGGGTTCAGAACGTCGTGAGACAGTTCGGTCTCTATCTGCCGTGGGCGTAGGAGGCTTGCGGGGACCCCTCCCTAGTACGAGAGGACCGGGAGGGACGGCCCTCTGGTGTGCCGGTGGTCCTGCCAAGGGCGTAGCCGGGTAGCCATGGCCGGCCAGGAGAAGCGCTGAAAGCATCTAAGCGCGAAACCTTCCCCAAGACGAGGCCTCCCATTCCAACTCGGAAGTAAGGCCGCAGGTAGACCACCTGCTTAGAGGACGGAGGTGCAAGGCAGGCAACTGCTTCAGCTGACCGTTCCTCATCGGCCGAGGCCTTCCCCACTCCAAGGCTCGGGGCTCCTCCCCGATTGCATGACCTTGCTCTTCTTCCGTCCCGCCCTCCCGGCGGGACGCCGCGTGCAGCACGTGAAGCATTCCCCGGGTGACTAGAGCGAGGTGGAACCACCCGTTCCCATTCCGAACACGGAAGTGAAACGCCTCAGCGCCAACGATACTGCCCTCGGGAGGGGGTGGGAAAATCGGCCGTTGCCCGGGGGCTTCTTTTTTTGCCCCTCGCCGTCCCCGCCCCGGTGCGGCCATTGCCGCAGGGCGCGCGCCGGACTCACGGCCAGCACACACCAGGAGGCAAAGCACATGGAGCAGGCATTCGAGACCAAGCGGGTCGAGGCGCAGCACATCCTGACCATCCGCGCAACGACCACGGCCGACAAGCTCCCGGAGCTGCTGGGCGCCCATTTCGGCGAGGTCTACGCGCACATCCAGCAGAACGGGCAGCAGCCCTCCGGCATGCCCTTCTCCCGCTACTTCGCGATGGAGGGGGCCACCGTCGACTTCGAGTGCGGCATGCCCGTCGCTGCGCCCATCGCGGGCGCGGGCCGCGTCCAGGCTGGCGAGCTGCCCGCCTGCACCGCCGCCACCGTCACCCACATGGGCCCCTACGATGACCTGCCGAAGTCGTGGAACGCTCTCCTGTCGTGGATGGGGTCGCAGGGGATCGAGCCCGCCGGCCCGCCCTGGGAGGTCTACGTCACCGACCCCGGCGCCGAGCCCGACCAATCGAAGTGGCGCACAGACATCTTCTTCCCCGTGCGCTGAGGGACAGGCGCATCAACCCCGCTTC
This window harbors:
- a CDS encoding GyrI-like domain-containing protein, yielding MEQAFETKRVEAQHILTIRATTTADKLPELLGAHFGEVYAHIQQNGQQPSGMPFSRYFAMEGATVDFECGMPVAAPIAGAGRVQAGELPACTAATVTHMGPYDDLPKSWNALLSWMGSQGIEPAGPPWEVYVTDPGAEPDQSKWRTDIFFPVR